The Mycolicibacterium arabiense genome has a window encoding:
- a CDS encoding CHAT domain-containing protein: MGAPSALFDITEEQWRTELNIFDRAERALQSGDSTSARDSFAEVIDSHDRQRHPLPAIDARIGMGDVDRQDERISPALRHYAAALNDARECGYQYGQVRAAIPLGYLHLRVGSAESAREEFLAAEELARQHDWRLDRANASAGLGEAHHLLNEPVKAFKALLNALSMYEALGSREGIANATVQLGETCRRRGWLEDAKGWYRQAVDAAAGLPVALTNAWDGLGEAHLADGDREAAVAAHTTALSTAGPNYPRGRAHAIHGLARCAANAKTWRSAIPHYTDAAELYREINDLTSAASAESGLARCYEELGDIKQGLRHRLAAVGHVETARASQAAHAQQGEYFARFSTAHEMALRAAVMAGDPAAFVAVFESIAGRRLAGLIANIPEGFYGPQGLGRLVLEAESPVNRRRLLTRTLNDVGLRRDATGTRRDEFDESLAGLYTPFDPNHVDELWTRVETGEAYVLLVVVLHKLEALAWFLRPPQAGLVHIGLTDLSNTVTELVGSLHSAGLPLDALPNDVAALSALMPNEALELVERDVPLVIVPAGQLWAVPWTAVPVSVSEYLGERNPLSVAPSLTAVAHSCGGLRDPAGPTTAHWRSPLVSQHRLNVYAGRAGSTRALTTAADCRSAILHAEHDLVVVLSHGRPVGDLMHCLELDEHVALTPADLMRAEPPPALALIACWGAHSPGQGWGDPLSIATLALARNSRRIAATVSELLDDAASSRFVNMFLDYAQAQPMPQALQRATQRWMSHPGYRNGYLSRWAPLVVVGTW; this comes from the coding sequence GTGGGCGCGCCGAGCGCTCTATTCGACATCACCGAGGAGCAGTGGCGAACCGAGTTGAATATCTTTGACCGTGCTGAACGCGCGCTGCAGTCCGGCGACTCGACCTCAGCTCGGGATTCGTTCGCGGAGGTGATCGATTCTCATGATCGGCAGCGACATCCCTTGCCGGCTATCGACGCTCGGATCGGGATGGGTGACGTCGACCGCCAAGACGAGCGCATCTCGCCGGCGCTGCGCCATTATGCTGCGGCCCTGAACGACGCGCGCGAATGCGGATACCAGTATGGGCAAGTGCGCGCAGCGATACCGCTTGGGTATCTGCATCTACGAGTCGGCAGCGCCGAAAGCGCTCGCGAAGAATTTCTCGCCGCAGAAGAGCTTGCTCGCCAACATGACTGGAGATTGGACCGCGCAAACGCGTCGGCCGGTCTCGGAGAAGCGCACCATCTCCTCAACGAACCCGTCAAAGCTTTCAAAGCGCTGCTGAACGCGCTCTCAATGTACGAGGCGCTCGGATCACGCGAAGGTATCGCCAATGCGACAGTGCAGTTAGGCGAGACGTGTCGCCGTCGCGGATGGCTGGAGGACGCCAAAGGTTGGTATCGACAGGCTGTCGATGCTGCGGCCGGACTTCCTGTCGCGCTGACCAATGCCTGGGATGGGCTCGGGGAAGCGCACCTCGCCGATGGTGATCGCGAAGCGGCGGTCGCTGCCCACACGACTGCGCTGTCGACCGCCGGGCCCAACTATCCGCGAGGAAGGGCGCATGCGATACATGGGTTGGCTCGGTGCGCGGCTAACGCCAAAACCTGGCGTTCGGCGATTCCGCACTACACCGACGCGGCTGAGTTGTACCGAGAAATCAACGACCTCACAAGCGCGGCCAGCGCCGAGTCCGGACTGGCGCGATGCTATGAGGAGTTGGGCGACATCAAGCAGGGATTGCGCCACCGACTCGCCGCGGTCGGACATGTCGAGACTGCCCGTGCGTCGCAGGCCGCCCATGCGCAGCAGGGAGAGTACTTCGCGAGATTCAGCACCGCCCATGAGATGGCCTTACGTGCAGCGGTGATGGCAGGCGACCCTGCCGCGTTCGTCGCGGTGTTCGAGTCAATTGCGGGCCGTCGCCTTGCGGGCCTGATTGCCAACATTCCAGAGGGTTTCTACGGGCCGCAAGGGTTGGGGCGACTCGTGTTAGAGGCCGAATCTCCGGTCAATCGCAGGCGATTGCTCACGCGCACGCTTAACGACGTCGGTCTGCGGCGAGACGCGACCGGCACTCGCCGAGACGAGTTCGACGAATCTCTTGCAGGCTTGTATACGCCGTTCGATCCCAACCATGTGGATGAACTATGGACTCGCGTCGAGACGGGCGAGGCATACGTATTACTCGTCGTCGTCTTGCACAAGCTCGAAGCCCTCGCCTGGTTCCTCAGGCCACCGCAAGCTGGCTTGGTGCATATCGGGCTGACCGACCTTTCAAATACCGTCACTGAGCTGGTCGGTTCGCTGCATTCGGCGGGGCTGCCGCTCGATGCTCTCCCTAACGACGTCGCCGCGCTCAGCGCGCTCATGCCAAACGAGGCGCTCGAATTGGTCGAACGCGATGTGCCCTTAGTGATTGTGCCCGCGGGCCAGCTGTGGGCTGTGCCGTGGACCGCGGTTCCGGTTTCGGTTTCGGAATACCTCGGCGAGCGCAACCCGCTGTCGGTCGCCCCCTCCTTGACGGCCGTGGCCCACAGCTGCGGCGGGCTTCGCGATCCCGCTGGACCGACCACGGCACATTGGCGCAGTCCACTGGTCAGTCAACACCGCCTCAATGTCTACGCCGGGCGGGCTGGATCGACCCGAGCGTTGACGACTGCCGCCGATTGCCGATCGGCGATCCTGCACGCCGAACACGATCTCGTTGTCGTGCTCTCCCACGGTCGGCCAGTGGGAGATCTGATGCATTGTCTGGAACTTGACGAACACGTCGCGCTGACTCCCGCCGACTTGATGCGTGCCGAGCCACCACCGGCCCTGGCATTGATCGCGTGCTGGGGGGCACATTCCCCGGGGCAAGGGTGGGGTGACCCGTTGTCGATCGCCACCCTCGCGTTAGCGCGGAACAGCCGCAGGATCGCCGCCACAGTTTCGGAGCTGCTCGACGACGCTGCCAGTTCCCGTTTCGTCAACATGTTCCTCGATTACGCTCAGGCGCAACCGATGCCGCAGGCACTTCAACGGGCGACCCAGCGCTGGATGTCGCACCCCGGCTATCGCAACGGCTACCTATCGCGGTGGGCGCCGCTTGTCGTTGTAGGCACATGGTGA
- a CDS encoding helix-turn-helix domain-containing protein, with product MEAPEHGIERLHHFVTERRRALGISRAQMFARGGPSPSTMNKALTGTRGLSRTTLERIDRALGWAPGSAETAMDGGTPTSHIPAPEAGCPAHEHVVAVLESLRTQLHTADQLVADLLGSSHAR from the coding sequence ATGGAGGCACCAGAACACGGCATCGAGCGACTGCACCACTTCGTCACCGAGCGTCGACGCGCCTTGGGCATCAGTCGGGCGCAGATGTTCGCCCGCGGCGGCCCCTCGCCATCGACGATGAACAAGGCCCTCACCGGCACGCGGGGGCTGTCTCGAACCACCCTTGAGCGCATCGACCGCGCCCTGGGTTGGGCGCCGGGATCGGCCGAAACTGCCATGGACGGCGGTACGCCGACCTCGCACATCCCCGCGCCAGAGGCTGGGTGCCCCGCGCACGAACACGTGGTCGCGGTCCTGGAAAGCCTCCGCACGCAGCTGCACACCGCCGACCAGCTCGTCGCGGATCTGCTCGGGTCAAGCCATGCCCGCTGA
- a CDS encoding MinD/ParA family ATP-binding protein — protein MQHRLRLRVGPAKAVRRAPAQDNDSQPPAGWTGRGPELPPAEPNASGPRPPEWDWSQSGGTGCAELRSEQISASENNVPRKIPSSRGWRKWLYYGTFKLINTGESPDEQLLRNLDATVAGHLRGTYSIVVLGGKGGVGKTTTTAAVGSTFASLRKDKTIAIDANPDRASNLADRIDPSATNSYRDVLLDPNLQRYSDIRSHVGQNDPAGLDVLGNRHQSDRQPLTARTYLDTHDRLQRFYSVLISDSGTDVDHQVIPGLMSRADALIMVASTAPDGAKGAAELMDWAYEAGYHRLLQRTVVVINDVRGESGKSHRKLVDSLVEKFSRWVGQQRVFVVPFDPHIASAGVIKLNELRPETRRRFLEITAQVASGFNASEDRR, from the coding sequence ATGCAACACCGCCTCCGTCTGCGGGTCGGCCCGGCCAAGGCGGTCCGCCGCGCCCCAGCGCAGGACAACGACAGCCAGCCGCCGGCGGGCTGGACCGGGCGGGGGCCGGAACTGCCGCCTGCAGAACCGAACGCCAGCGGACCGCGTCCGCCGGAATGGGACTGGTCCCAGAGTGGGGGAACTGGTTGCGCGGAACTGCGTAGCGAGCAGATCTCGGCCTCGGAGAACAATGTCCCTCGGAAGATCCCGTCGTCGCGAGGGTGGCGAAAATGGCTCTACTACGGCACGTTCAAGCTCATCAACACCGGCGAGTCGCCAGACGAACAGTTGCTGCGCAACCTCGACGCCACGGTCGCCGGCCATCTGCGCGGCACGTACTCGATCGTCGTCCTGGGCGGCAAGGGAGGCGTGGGTAAGACCACCACCACCGCGGCAGTGGGGTCGACATTTGCCTCGCTGCGCAAGGACAAGACCATCGCCATCGACGCCAACCCCGACCGTGCATCGAACTTGGCCGACCGAATCGACCCCAGCGCGACGAACTCCTACAGAGACGTGCTGTTGGATCCGAATCTGCAGCGGTACAGCGATATTCGCTCTCATGTCGGACAGAACGACCCCGCAGGTCTGGACGTCCTCGGCAACCGGCATCAAAGCGATCGCCAGCCATTGACGGCGCGAACCTATCTCGACACCCACGACCGGCTGCAGCGCTTCTACAGTGTGCTGATCAGCGACTCGGGCACCGACGTCGACCACCAGGTGATTCCCGGCTTGATGAGCCGGGCGGACGCGCTGATCATGGTGGCGTCGACGGCTCCTGACGGCGCCAAAGGTGCTGCCGAGCTGATGGACTGGGCGTATGAGGCTGGCTATCACCGCCTGCTTCAGCGCACCGTGGTCGTCATCAACGACGTGCGGGGGGAGAGCGGAAAGTCTCACCGCAAGTTGGTCGACTCGTTGGTGGAGAAGTTCTCCCGGTGGGTCGGCCAGCAGCGGGTGTTCGTGGTGCCGTTTGATCCTCACATCGCCTCGGCCGGGGTGATCAAGCTCAACGAGCTGCGTCCAGAGACTCGGCGACGGTTCTTGGAGATCACGGCCCAGGTGGCGTCCGGTTTCAACGCCAGCGAGGACCGCCGGTGA
- a CDS encoding EsaB/YukD family protein, whose protein sequence is MALLVGEDFEIDYSLPAGVALIAVTEDLVARVNEVLRERGRTMLDPERSYRLCRADAQPLDPQKTLDECGVLDGEQLWLLPAASAETYEPVTEMVSTAIARAANQLLAP, encoded by the coding sequence GTGGCGCTTCTGGTGGGGGAGGACTTCGAGATCGACTACTCGCTGCCCGCTGGGGTGGCGCTGATCGCCGTCACCGAGGATCTGGTGGCGCGGGTCAACGAGGTACTCCGCGAACGGGGCCGCACGATGCTGGACCCCGAGCGGAGCTACCGGTTGTGCCGCGCTGACGCACAACCACTGGACCCGCAGAAGACGCTCGACGAGTGCGGCGTCCTCGACGGTGAGCAGCTGTGGTTGTTGCCGGCGGCCTCGGCCGAAACCTACGAACCTGTCACCGAAATGGTCTCGACCGCCATCGCTCGCGCGGCCAATCAGCTGCTGGCACCCTGA
- a CDS encoding DUF3644 domain-containing protein, whose protein sequence is MAAPYVSIRRLADNSMAAMLAAVELYNKPQITYRDELAVMLVVNAWELALKAALRRNRSSIYYPKKPDEKYRTIGLDDALNRVGHYGLWPQGIDGTGVTANVKALSEYRNRAIHLYNARGLGAVIHPFLQQNVLNYRDFMLATFKKDLANSMTWQLLPLGATAPADAVSFMRVDTSSTMVREVQEFISELRSMMDAVETAGGDVARIATIYDINLRSVKKMTSADLVVAVSPDATGQVVVKKTDPNVTHPFSLKELLDRVNAKRKGRTLTTYDHQVLSWKEDLRSKETYAWKHSKGVSYAWSPAAVTHLVSLTDEDYDRVRAEYRAAQQTTK, encoded by the coding sequence ATGGCGGCGCCGTATGTGTCGATCCGGCGGCTGGCGGACAACTCGATGGCCGCAATGCTCGCCGCGGTCGAGCTGTACAACAAGCCGCAGATCACCTACCGCGATGAGCTGGCAGTCATGCTGGTCGTCAACGCGTGGGAGCTGGCGCTGAAGGCGGCGTTGCGCCGCAACCGGTCCTCGATCTACTACCCCAAGAAGCCCGACGAGAAGTACCGCACGATCGGGCTGGACGACGCATTGAATCGCGTGGGGCACTACGGTCTGTGGCCCCAGGGCATCGATGGCACGGGGGTCACGGCCAACGTTAAAGCCCTGTCCGAGTACCGCAACCGCGCCATTCACCTCTACAACGCCCGAGGGTTGGGTGCGGTCATTCACCCGTTCCTGCAGCAGAACGTGTTGAACTATCGAGATTTCATGCTGGCGACGTTTAAAAAAGATCTTGCCAACTCAATGACCTGGCAGCTGCTCCCGTTAGGTGCCACGGCGCCCGCAGATGCTGTGTCCTTCATGCGTGTCGATACGAGCTCCACGATGGTCAGAGAGGTTCAGGAGTTCATCAGCGAGCTGCGCTCCATGATGGATGCGGTAGAGACCGCCGGCGGTGACGTCGCCCGAATCGCGACTATCTACGACATCAATCTACGGTCGGTGAAGAAGATGACCAGCGCTGATCTCGTCGTCGCGGTGTCCCCGGACGCAACCGGACAGGTCGTGGTGAAAAAAACCGACCCGAACGTCACACACCCCTTCAGCTTGAAGGAGCTGCTGGATCGGGTGAACGCCAAACGAAAAGGCCGCACGCTCACCACCTACGACCATCAGGTGCTCTCCTGGAAGGAAGACCTGCGCAGCAAAGAGACGTATGCCTGGAAACACAGCAAGGGGGTCTCGTATGCGTGGTCACCAGCCGCCGTGACCCACCTCGTCTCGCTGACCGACGAAGACTACGACCGCGTGCGCGCCGAATACAGGGCCGCCCAGCAGACAACGAAGTGA
- a CDS encoding ESX secretion-associated protein EspG: protein MGAQLSTNSEGLWLTAALSGVTRLPAALRVRPVGDTEAMLASHPGLPVLEEAGVCQGRTLDPDVQEWLLTLGRCDIDVSIRVTRPVERAERLTGPPEIFQPPADPLKEPLAAAAALREWRAHQAADRTAVLCRRDGKWVVAARVWQTGEELVDEVTISPLEGETTLIQAVNDLLGEELPADFEGINIEAQRLEPVLGSWQSDPQGYDVIGELLKLGLTARQARVVVAVSDTGAVRAAIGATQYSLDGPEFAATGAMVVDSLMGRVVVSSSTGDDQQRWTMLFPGTAARVGRAVSDVLQALPSGTGWERHQRNQTFHAR, encoded by the coding sequence ATGGGAGCGCAGCTGTCGACCAACTCCGAAGGACTGTGGCTGACAGCTGCGCTCTCTGGGGTCACCAGACTTCCCGCAGCACTGCGGGTCCGACCCGTGGGCGACACCGAAGCCATGCTGGCCTCCCATCCGGGCCTACCCGTTCTCGAGGAAGCGGGGGTGTGCCAGGGGCGCACACTAGATCCCGACGTACAGGAATGGCTTCTCACCCTGGGCCGCTGCGACATCGACGTGTCGATCAGGGTGACCCGACCGGTTGAGCGCGCCGAGCGCCTCACCGGCCCCCCCGAAATCTTTCAACCGCCGGCGGATCCGCTCAAAGAGCCACTCGCCGCTGCCGCCGCGCTACGCGAATGGCGCGCACACCAAGCAGCCGATCGCACAGCGGTCCTGTGCCGCCGAGACGGCAAATGGGTTGTCGCAGCGCGCGTCTGGCAGACCGGCGAGGAGCTCGTCGACGAGGTGACCATCAGCCCTCTGGAGGGCGAAACGACGCTGATCCAGGCCGTCAACGACCTACTCGGCGAGGAACTTCCGGCCGACTTCGAGGGCATCAACATCGAGGCTCAACGCCTGGAGCCGGTGCTGGGGAGCTGGCAATCCGACCCCCAGGGCTACGACGTGATCGGCGAGCTGCTGAAGTTGGGGCTGACCGCCCGCCAAGCTCGCGTCGTCGTCGCAGTCTCCGACACCGGCGCGGTACGAGCCGCCATCGGCGCCACCCAGTATTCACTCGATGGCCCGGAGTTTGCGGCCACCGGAGCGATGGTTGTCGACTCCCTGATGGGGCGAGTGGTCGTCTCCTCCAGCACCGGTGACGATCAGCAGCGCTGGACGATGCTGTTCCCCGGCACCGCGGCGCGCGTCGGACGCGCCGTCAGTGACGTCCTGCAGGCTCTGCCCAGCGGCACGGGCTGGGAGCGGCACCAAAGAAATCAGACATTTCACGCACGCTAA
- a CDS encoding WXG100 family type VII secretion target, whose amino-acid sequence MEGMRYDHAKMADHVAAQAGLVAHLNGLKDQALNTLAQTQDFWTDKGANAYAEAQRSIVQAYEQVFETINRHGHATGGASSNTSVGDAANAARFVGI is encoded by the coding sequence ATGGAGGGTATGCGGTACGACCACGCGAAGATGGCTGACCACGTGGCTGCGCAAGCCGGGTTGGTCGCCCATCTGAACGGCCTCAAGGACCAGGCGCTCAACACGCTTGCTCAGACCCAGGACTTCTGGACCGACAAGGGCGCCAACGCCTACGCCGAGGCCCAGCGCTCCATCGTCCAGGCCTACGAGCAGGTCTTCGAGACCATCAACCGGCACGGTCACGCGACCGGCGGGGCGTCGAGCAATACGTCGGTCGGCGACGCAGCGAACGCCGCCCGCTTCGTCGGCATCTGA
- a CDS encoding PPE family protein yields the protein MPVQYWGLTPEVNAIRLTTGPGAAAMAPVLTGYQAAGITHMQQGAQMMTTAASTAANSWWGQGGTSMTAAAVPKSEWQIEAGAHAAKAGALIGEAAAAHSCAVAATIPYPVVVANRIREATLQATNIIGQNTPAIVEADVEYGEYWAQNATAMTGYATAAAGIASGLSVPLRPPMATAGNPAALAAGMASMGAQGVQSGVQASMQGLSAPLQAAGQAVSSAAPAALSAATSAGTGQSGAQSGGDVGTTGAPQLGQPGGSELLGSSQSMMGMASSLPQMAQGMTQPLSQLAQAPLQMGGQLSGLMGSMGGMGGGPGGGLSASSPGANLASSMSGVNGGFGAGGGPVSAALTKPAGTGMSSGTIGMPSAWWGPASAADGSGATGQNKPTAAAREGMPAMGSGAPMGSGMPGDDANGRGPGRTAPRPGRRPQRGRHLAVGGPRRR from the coding sequence ATGCCGGTCCAATATTGGGGACTGACCCCGGAGGTCAATGCGATTCGGCTGACCACCGGGCCCGGGGCCGCGGCGATGGCACCTGTTCTGACTGGCTATCAGGCCGCCGGGATCACGCACATGCAGCAAGGTGCGCAAATGATGACCACGGCCGCCTCCACTGCCGCCAACAGCTGGTGGGGCCAGGGCGGTACTTCCATGACGGCGGCGGCTGTACCAAAGTCGGAGTGGCAGATCGAGGCCGGTGCTCACGCAGCGAAGGCGGGCGCGCTGATCGGCGAGGCCGCGGCGGCTCACTCTTGCGCGGTCGCCGCGACCATCCCGTACCCGGTGGTCGTCGCGAACCGCATCCGCGAGGCGACGCTGCAGGCCACCAACATCATCGGGCAGAACACGCCGGCCATCGTCGAAGCGGACGTCGAGTACGGCGAGTACTGGGCCCAGAATGCGACGGCCATGACCGGCTACGCCACCGCGGCGGCGGGGATCGCCTCCGGGCTCAGCGTCCCGTTGCGGCCACCGATGGCGACGGCGGGGAATCCCGCGGCTCTGGCCGCTGGGATGGCCAGCATGGGCGCTCAAGGGGTTCAGTCAGGCGTACAAGCATCCATGCAAGGGCTCAGCGCCCCGCTGCAGGCCGCCGGTCAGGCCGTCTCCTCGGCAGCTCCGGCGGCACTGTCGGCGGCCACCAGCGCCGGAACGGGACAATCGGGAGCACAGTCGGGTGGCGATGTCGGCACCACGGGTGCCCCGCAGCTGGGTCAGCCCGGCGGGAGCGAGCTGCTCGGGTCTAGCCAGTCGATGATGGGCATGGCCAGCTCGCTGCCCCAGATGGCCCAGGGCATGACCCAACCTCTGTCCCAGCTCGCGCAAGCACCCCTGCAAATGGGTGGCCAGCTCAGCGGCTTGATGGGATCGATGGGCGGCATGGGTGGCGGGCCCGGTGGCGGCCTGTCGGCCAGCTCGCCCGGCGCCAACCTGGCTTCGTCGATGAGTGGGGTCAACGGAGGGTTCGGCGCTGGCGGTGGACCGGTATCGGCGGCGCTGACCAAACCCGCTGGCACCGGCATGAGTAGCGGCACCATCGGCATGCCCTCGGCCTGGTGGGGCCCGGCCTCAGCGGCGGACGGCTCCGGGGCTACCGGGCAGAACAAGCCGACAGCAGCAGCGCGAGAGGGTATGCCGGCCATGGGATCTGGTGCACCCATGGGCTCTGGAATGCCCGGGGATGATGCCAATGGGCGCGGCCCAGGCCGGACAGCGCCGCGACCAGGGCGCAGGCCGCAGCGAGGACGACACCTCGCTGTCGGTGGTCCTCGACGACGCTGA
- a CDS encoding discoidin/SUN/FTP domain-containing protein: MTRGMNNDEWLKRIGAITVHDGDEDDVPAVDEDPQPALAGVDTAEEGALDETGDDFGIADEEPPFTSDDDYDYQSRDVLLGSPFDGVDSVVDLDDAVGGESSSDDSSPRRFTPWVLAAFGAVAVIATIVTLVVTMANSSGAESARPAPAPVAPRVVEVAPPTAPNVDGPLPFTASSDCPPGSTAAQSVADPNSTTPWVCVRSVDGQVLEIDLGRTFVITAVSIVPGAVNKTETNPDQPDPWLQHRVVTRVQWQFNDTDRTVKNQNTGNVRGEAVEPIRPGVLASKITVIIQETNRPPAIAPTNTASPPPPGAGPSILGDILGGNQSTAAPAPEPVLPGMGGSESSRDPADGTFAVSSIKIIGHKAV, from the coding sequence ATGACGCGCGGAATGAACAACGACGAGTGGCTCAAGCGCATCGGCGCAATCACGGTCCACGACGGTGATGAGGACGACGTTCCCGCGGTCGACGAGGACCCGCAGCCAGCGCTGGCAGGTGTCGACACCGCCGAGGAGGGCGCGCTCGACGAGACCGGCGACGATTTCGGCATCGCCGACGAGGAACCACCTTTCACCTCTGACGACGACTACGACTATCAGAGCCGCGACGTGCTGCTGGGCTCACCGTTCGACGGCGTCGATTCAGTGGTCGACCTCGACGACGCCGTCGGAGGTGAGTCCAGCTCCGACGATTCATCGCCGCGGCGCTTTACCCCGTGGGTGCTGGCGGCGTTCGGTGCCGTAGCAGTCATCGCGACGATAGTCACCCTGGTCGTCACGATGGCCAACTCGTCGGGCGCCGAATCCGCTAGACCCGCTCCGGCTCCGGTAGCACCTCGCGTGGTCGAGGTGGCTCCGCCAACTGCGCCCAACGTCGATGGGCCGCTGCCCTTTACGGCGTCCTCTGATTGCCCGCCTGGGTCCACCGCGGCCCAATCGGTCGCTGACCCGAACTCCACCACGCCGTGGGTGTGCGTGCGTTCGGTCGACGGTCAGGTGCTGGAGATCGACCTGGGCCGCACCTTCGTCATCACCGCGGTGTCCATCGTGCCGGGCGCGGTCAACAAGACCGAGACCAATCCCGACCAGCCTGACCCGTGGCTGCAGCATCGCGTGGTCACGCGGGTGCAGTGGCAGTTCAACGACACCGACCGCACGGTGAAGAACCAGAACACCGGCAACGTTCGCGGCGAAGCCGTCGAGCCGATCCGCCCCGGCGTCCTCGCGTCGAAGATCACGGTGATCATTCAAGAGACCAACCGCCCGCCGGCCATCGCACCGACGAACACGGCAAGCCCGCCCCCGCCTGGTGCGGGGCCGTCGATCCTCGGCGACATCCTCGGCGGCAACCAGAGTACGGCCGCTCCTGCGCCAGAACCAGTGCTGCCTGGCATGGGCGGCTCCGAGTCGTCACGCGATCCAGCAGACGGGACGTTCGCGGTGTCGAGCATCAAAATTATTGGCCACAAGGCGGTTTGA
- the eccD gene encoding type VII secretion integral membrane protein EccD encodes MGWLTAGIVGWACLILVNWWWSIGGTDAHYGWIGAASASALLLALLAAARGLSKANADTVAGRERRATGHALSWIALIPAAAAAAMSLPGTPGLWHVAAALVAVIVGVIVLATVWGRHIVAIAAMLTVSVFAFAAAVVAASTWEVRPERVAVIALIGVIVAVTWATTTAVAASGVPTPLFPSVTNRGVFERLPGQPADTVSPVGPTGVATAEQVRAWVMRGNNTMTGMMIGLAVVTLVAARYAVVPGQPGGWRYTAFVGAVCVILVLRSRSFVDRYQSVTLMIAGVGAAAVAIGRYAASDATSLKVALVCVGVTLGIAVMGLVTALVVPFREYTAPMRRFVEIIEYVLLLALLPWALWLLNLYPVIRNAVRHGI; translated from the coding sequence GTGGGCTGGCTCACCGCAGGGATCGTGGGGTGGGCCTGCCTCATCCTGGTGAACTGGTGGTGGAGCATCGGCGGCACGGACGCTCACTACGGCTGGATCGGCGCGGCCTCGGCCTCGGCACTTTTGTTGGCGCTGCTCGCGGCCGCCCGCGGGCTGAGCAAGGCCAACGCGGACACGGTTGCTGGCCGGGAGCGCCGCGCAACGGGTCACGCGCTGTCCTGGATCGCCCTCATCCCCGCCGCCGCCGCAGCGGCGATGTCGCTGCCGGGAACACCGGGGCTCTGGCATGTGGCCGCAGCGCTTGTCGCGGTCATCGTCGGCGTCATCGTGCTTGCGACGGTGTGGGGGCGCCACATCGTGGCCATCGCCGCGATGCTGACCGTGAGCGTGTTCGCCTTCGCTGCCGCCGTGGTGGCCGCCTCCACCTGGGAGGTCCGTCCAGAGCGCGTCGCGGTCATCGCCTTGATCGGGGTTATCGTGGCCGTCACCTGGGCCACGACCACGGCCGTCGCGGCATCGGGCGTGCCGACACCACTGTTTCCGTCCGTCACCAACCGCGGAGTGTTCGAGCGACTGCCCGGTCAGCCCGCCGACACGGTGTCACCAGTCGGGCCGACCGGGGTGGCCACCGCCGAGCAGGTGCGGGCATGGGTGATGCGCGGCAACAACACCATGACCGGAATGATGATCGGCCTGGCCGTGGTGACTCTGGTGGCCGCGCGTTACGCGGTGGTCCCCGGCCAGCCGGGCGGATGGCGCTACACCGCGTTCGTCGGCGCGGTCTGCGTGATCCTGGTGCTGCGATCGCGGTCCTTCGTCGACCGCTACCAGTCGGTCACGCTGATGATTGCTGGTGTAGGAGCAGCCGCGGTGGCAATCGGACGTTACGCCGCCAGTGATGCCACCAGCCTCAAGGTCGCGCTGGTCTGCGTCGGGGTCACCCTCGGCATCGCGGTCATGGGTTTGGTCACGGCGCTGGTTGTGCCCTTCCGCGAATACACCGCTCCGATGCGACGTTTCGTGGAGATCATCGAGTACGTGCTGCTGCTCGCGCTGCTGCCGTGGGCGTTGTGGCTGCTCAACCTGTACCCGGTGATCCGCAACGCCGTCAGGCACGGGATATGA